A DNA window from Nitrososphaerales archaeon contains the following coding sequences:
- a CDS encoding L-threonylcarbamoyladenylate synthase, with translation MSMYTLKGTRIIKIDPANIDKELIRLAANVIKDGGTVAFPTETVYGLGANALDSDAVIKIFKAKNRPMDNPIIVHIANRDTLNLLAVEVPDFVDKLIERFWPGPLTFILKASKIVPKVTTGGLDTIAIRMPNHKVALALIEESKVPLAAPSANLAGRPSPTSVEHVIEDLAGRIDLIIDSGPTNIGIESTVLDVSGDVPTILRPGGVTLEDLREVIREVKLHPAVTSKIEVERPLSPGMKYRHYAPKAEMLVVEGEELSVKEKVQEIVNKNVAIGKSVGILTFDENKGIYRNAIIKSLGSRQDLKSAAKRLFSLLREFDKEHVDLIVAEGVTEEGLGLALMNRLRKASGYRIVKV, from the coding sequence ATGAGTATGTATACGTTGAAGGGTACGAGAATTATAAAGATAGATCCCGCAAATATAGATAAGGAGTTAATAAGGTTAGCTGCAAATGTAATAAAGGATGGAGGTACCGTAGCATTCCCAACGGAGACCGTTTATGGTTTGGGCGCTAATGCCTTAGATTCTGATGCAGTAATAAAGATATTCAAAGCAAAGAATAGGCCTATGGATAATCCTATAATCGTCCATATAGCGAATAGAGATACGTTAAATCTGTTGGCAGTAGAGGTTCCTGATTTTGTAGATAAATTGATTGAGAGGTTCTGGCCCGGCCCTTTAACATTCATATTAAAAGCATCTAAAATCGTGCCGAAGGTAACTACAGGAGGTTTGGATACGATCGCTATAAGGATGCCCAATCATAAGGTAGCGTTGGCTTTGATAGAAGAATCCAAGGTGCCCCTCGCTGCACCCAGTGCCAATTTGGCAGGCAGACCGAGCCCCACATCGGTGGAGCATGTTATAGAAGACCTTGCGGGAAGGATCGATTTGATAATAGACTCAGGCCCTACCAATATAGGTATAGAGTCCACGGTCTTAGATGTAAGTGGAGATGTCCCCACGATATTAAGACCTGGAGGTGTAACCTTGGAAGATCTGAGGGAGGTGATAAGAGAGGTGAAGTTACATCCGGCAGTTACATCTAAGATAGAGGTAGAAAGGCCATTATCACCGGGTATGAAGTATAGACATTATGCACCGAAGGCAGAGATGTTGGTTGTAGAAGGAGAGGAATTATCGGTTAAAGAGAAGGTCCAGGAAATCGTCAATAAAAATGTAGCGATAGGTAAGTCCGTTGGTATATTGACCTTTGATGAGAATAAAGGTATCTATAGGAATGCGATTATCAAATCCTTGGGGAGTAGACAAGATTTAAAGTCTGCAGCTAAAAGGCTCTTCAGCCTCTTAAGAGAATTCGATAAAGAGCATGTAGATTTAATAGTGGCCGAAGGTGTAACGGAGGAAGGGTTAGGACTCGCTCTGATGAATAGATTGAGAAAGGCATCCGGATATAGAATAGTAAAGGTGTGA
- a CDS encoding replication factor C small subunit produces the protein MSTVQNLMWVEKYRPLKLEDMVNQKPVVERLLSMLKSPNEMPHLLFTGPPGVGKTTAALCVARAIMNDYWRDYTLELNASDERGINTVRERIKTFARYADRRVDIPFRIIILDEVDAMTSDAQTALRRIMETSSNICRFILIANYSSAIIEPIQSRCAILRFSQLEEKDVVEYLEKICKLENLKYKREALSLIYEVSEGDLRHAINILQAAATIGVVDVENVKRTTGISAKAKVNEIVNLALKGRIEESRNELIKLIRVYGMLERDFLKYAHDAILRMKLPNSHEAARVMAEYDYRLIMGAHPEIQLSALLAELGRIGKEAGFGKEGN, from the coding sequence ATGTCGACGGTCCAAAACTTGATGTGGGTAGAAAAGTACAGACCTCTAAAGTTAGAGGATATGGTGAATCAGAAGCCCGTTGTCGAGCGTTTACTTTCGATGTTAAAATCTCCCAATGAGATGCCCCATCTACTCTTTACCGGTCCGCCTGGTGTTGGGAAGACTACCGCTGCTCTATGTGTAGCGAGAGCGATAATGAACGATTATTGGAGAGATTATACTTTGGAATTGAATGCCTCTGATGAAAGAGGCATTAATACAGTGAGAGAAAGGATAAAAACCTTTGCCCGATATGCCGATAGGCGTGTGGATATTCCATTCCGAATCATCATACTCGATGAAGTCGATGCGATGACGAGTGATGCCCAAACGGCATTGAGAAGGATTATGGAGACGAGCTCTAATATATGTAGATTTATACTGATAGCGAATTATAGTTCAGCGATCATCGAGCCTATTCAGAGTAGGTGTGCCATCCTGCGTTTCTCTCAACTTGAGGAGAAGGATGTTGTGGAGTACTTGGAGAAGATATGCAAGTTAGAGAATTTGAAGTATAAAAGAGAGGCTCTATCATTGATTTATGAAGTTTCTGAAGGAGATTTGAGACATGCGATCAATATACTTCAAGCGGCCGCTACGATCGGCGTGGTCGATGTAGAGAATGTAAAGAGGACTACTGGCATTTCAGCGAAGGCCAAAGTGAATGAAATCGTGAATCTTGCCCTTAAAGGTAGAATCGAAGAATCGAGAAACGAATTGATAAAGTTGATCAGGGTATATGGGATGTTAGAGCGGGACTTTCTCAAGTATGCCCACGATGCTATATTAAGGATGAAGCTACCAAATTCTCATGAAGCTGCGAGGGTGATGGCAGAGTATGATTATCGATTGATCATGGGTGCCCATCCAGAGATACAGTTATCGGCGCTATTGGCGGAGTTGGGTAGAATAGGTAAAGAGGCCGGGTTTGGTAAAGAAGGTAATTAG
- the hisS gene encoding histidine--tRNA ligase — translation MKLNLPRGMRDLDPETYLLIEKVRSVFMDVCRLYDFKIMEPSPIELVSTLKMKSGPAILDEIYYFKDKSGRDVGLRFDLTVGLTRYVVSHRELPLPIKLGAFGGMWRYDEPQYGRYRWFHQWNIEIYGSKSVEADAEVIDFTSTMMNKLGLTNTSIEVGDRSVVEEFIRSKLKIDDKSRILEMLRALDKVGRKGVSVVLEEYSSNEAERKGLEDLIRFGEIKGRAEDVLNRLRDLGLKSQTNLEQLVDSLNSRGIHNVLLNMGIVRGIDYYTGIVFEVFDREDIELGALAGGGRYDVLPEVFGRPDMGATGVAGGVERISLALKKMGNLAKFDGIRVYVAYAKPELITHASKITSVLRRNGIPADMDISNKSLRRQMEMASLKSAKYVVLIAPKEYSEGSVVLRDMNSGEERVIKVDDLLSSLREGK, via the coding sequence GTGAAGTTAAATCTACCTCGTGGTATGCGTGACCTCGATCCCGAAACTTACTTACTAATCGAGAAGGTTCGAAGTGTATTCATGGATGTTTGTAGATTGTACGACTTTAAGATCATGGAACCATCTCCCATCGAATTAGTATCTACTCTGAAGATGAAGAGCGGGCCTGCGATCCTAGACGAAATATACTACTTTAAAGATAAAAGTGGTCGAGATGTTGGATTAAGGTTCGATCTCACCGTAGGGTTGACACGTTACGTGGTATCACACCGTGAACTTCCCCTCCCTATAAAGTTGGGTGCATTTGGAGGTATGTGGAGATACGATGAACCTCAATATGGGCGCTATAGATGGTTCCATCAATGGAATATAGAGATCTACGGTTCGAAGAGTGTCGAGGCCGATGCCGAGGTGATAGACTTCACATCGACCATGATGAATAAGTTGGGCCTCACTAACACCTCAATAGAGGTTGGTGATAGAAGTGTAGTGGAAGAATTTATCAGATCAAAGTTAAAGATCGATGATAAATCGAGAATACTAGAGATGTTAAGGGCACTCGATAAAGTGGGCAGAAAGGGTGTAAGTGTAGTCCTTGAGGAATATAGTAGTAATGAGGCCGAGAGGAAGGGTCTTGAAGATTTGATTCGATTCGGCGAAATCAAAGGGAGGGCTGAGGATGTTTTGAATCGATTAAGAGATTTAGGGTTAAAATCTCAAACGAATCTTGAGCAACTTGTAGATTCATTAAATTCAAGAGGGATTCATAATGTACTGTTAAATATGGGCATCGTGAGAGGGATCGATTACTATACAGGGATCGTCTTTGAGGTCTTTGATAGGGAAGATATCGAATTGGGCGCACTCGCTGGTGGTGGGAGGTATGACGTACTACCCGAGGTATTCGGGAGGCCAGATATGGGGGCTACAGGCGTGGCTGGCGGTGTTGAGAGAATATCACTCGCTCTAAAGAAGATGGGTAATCTGGCCAAATTTGATGGTATAAGAGTGTATGTAGCCTATGCGAAGCCTGAGCTGATTACTCATGCGAGCAAAATCACCTCCGTGCTGAGGCGTAATGGTATACCTGCAGATATGGATATTTCGAATAAGAGTTTAAGGCGCCAGATGGAGATGGCCTCTTTAAAATCTGCCAAATACGTGGTTTTGATCGCTCCGAAAGAGTATTCGGAGGGGAGTGTGGTTTTAAGGGATATGAATTCAGGGGAAGAGAGGGTGATAAAGGTAGATGATTTGCTCTCTTCTTTAAGAGAAGGTAAATAG